A single genomic interval of bacterium HR17 harbors:
- the hisF gene encoding Imidazole glycerol phosphate synthase subunit HisF, which produces MLAKRIIPCLDVKDGRVVKGTHFLKLRDAGDPVELGAYYDAEGADELVFLDITASAERRRIVAELAARVAERVFIPYTVGGGLKTVDDIRAVLKAGADKVSINTAAVQNPELIREAAERFGSQCIVVAIDAKRVGRIPRPFEGDERFEENCRWEVYIHGGRTPTGLDAMEWAVKAVGLGAGEILLTSMDADGAQAGYDIGLTKRIAEAVSVPVIASGGAGTLEHIYEALTVGKAEAALIASVTHYGKYRIADIKRYLAERGVPVRLT; this is translated from the coding sequence ATGCTGGCGAAACGAATTATCCCGTGCTTAGATGTCAAGGACGGACGGGTCGTGAAAGGGACGCACTTTTTGAAGTTGCGGGATGCAGGTGACCCCGTTGAATTGGGCGCTTACTACGACGCAGAGGGCGCCGACGAATTGGTCTTTTTGGACATCACGGCGTCAGCGGAGCGACGGCGTATCGTCGCGGAGTTGGCGGCGCGAGTCGCCGAGCGCGTTTTCATCCCTTACACGGTTGGCGGCGGGCTGAAAACGGTGGACGACATTCGCGCCGTGCTCAAAGCGGGCGCAGACAAGGTAAGCATCAACACAGCAGCCGTGCAAAACCCTGAACTCATCCGCGAAGCCGCTGAACGCTTCGGAAGTCAATGCATTGTCGTCGCCATTGACGCCAAGCGCGTCGGGCGCATACCGAGACCGTTTGAGGGCGACGAACGGTTTGAGGAAAACTGCCGCTGGGAAGTTTACATTCACGGCGGGCGAACGCCGACAGGGTTGGACGCGATGGAGTGGGCGGTGAAAGCCGTTGGGCTGGGAGCAGGCGAAATCTTGCTGACGAGCATGGACGCCGACGGTGCCCAAGCAGGTTATGACATCGGGTTGACCAAGCGCATCGCTGAAGCGGTTTCCGTGCCCGTCATCGCATCAGGCGGAGCAGGGACTTTAGAGCACATTTACGAAGCGTTGACCGTCGGCAAAGCGGAGGCGGCGCTGATTGCATCCGTCACGCACTACGGCAAATATCGCATCGCTGACATCAAGCGTTACCTCGCCGAACGGGGCGTGCCCGTGCGGTTGACCTGA